The genomic segment TCTGTGCGCAGAATGCGGTGCTTATGCGGATGTACTCATCGAAAATTACCATGTGTGTGCCGAACTGAACCTGTATTTTGCAAAGGCGAATCTGGCGGCGAAAATGAAAGCCACCCTGCCCCAGCTGACGGATGACGGGGCGGTGGTGCTGAAAAAGGCGCGGCATCCGCTGTTGGATCCTGCCAAGGTGGTACCCATTGACGTGACCCTGGGCAGGGAGTATCAGGCGCTCATCATCACCGGTCCCAATACCGGCGGTAAGACAGTTGCCCTGAAAACCGTAGGGTTGCTGTGCGCCATGGCCATGTGCGGTCTGCTGATCCCCGCCGGGGACGGCAGCAGCGTGTCCGTCTTTTCCCATATCCTTGTGGACATTGGGGATGCCCAGAGCATTGAGCAGAATTTGTCCACCTTCTCTGCTCACACCAACCATGTGATTGAGATTCTGAAAACAGCGGATGCCCAGAGTCTGGTGCTGCTGGATGAGCTGGGATCCGGCACGGATCCGGTGGAGGGCGCTGCTCTGGCAGTATCCGTCATTGAACAGTTGAAGCGGCAGGGTGCCAAGCTGATGACCACCACCCATTACCAGGAACTGAAGCTGTATGCCATCGAAACCCCGGACGTGGAGAATGCATCCTGCGAATTTGACCTGGAAACCCTGCAGCCCACCTATCGGTTGCTGATTGGCTCTCCCGGTAAGTCCAATGCTTTTGCCATTTCCGAGCATCTGGGCATGCCGCCCCAGATCATTGCCTATGCCAAGACCCTGGTCAGCACGGAACAGACCCGGTTTGAATCTGTCATTGAAAAGCTGGAGGCTGCCCGGGCGGAGCTGGATACCCAGAATCAGCAGCTGCGGCAGGCTCGACTGGAGGCACAGGCCCACGAGCAGGCACTCCGGGAACAGCTGAAGCAGCTGGAGCAGGAAAAGGATGCGGCGTTGGAGCAGGCACGGCAGTCTGCCATGCAGATCATCGAAAACACCAAGATCGAGTCCAACCGACTCATTGACGAATTGGAGCAGCTGCGACATGAAAAAGACCGGGAAACCTTCTCTGACCGGGTGTCCCAGCTGAAATCCCGTACCAAAAACAGCTTTGCCCGGATGCATGATGCGGCAAATCCGGTGCAGCAGCGGATGCAGGAGCAGTACAAGCTGCCCCGCCCCCTGAAAAAAGGCGATACGGTGTATGTCACCGACATTGACAAGCAGGGAACGGTGCTGGCGGAACCGGACAGCTCCAACATGGTGTTTGTGCAGATCGGCATTATGAAAACCAAGGTGAAGCTGGAGAATCTGCGGCTGCAACAGGCGGCGAAGGTGATGCTCAACGGCAAGAAGCGGCAGCCAGCCAAAAAATCCGTCAGCAGCAAGGTGACACGCAGTGCCGCCATGGAACTGGATATCCGGGGCTGTGCAGCGGACGAGGGCGTGTATCAGATGGAGGCGTTTCTGGACAGCGCCCTGGTGTCCGGCATTTCTACCGTGACCATCATTCACGGCAAGGGCACTGGTGTGCTGCGGGCGGCGGTACATCGCCGGCTCAAGGAGCTGAAATACGTAAAGAGCTTCCGGCTTGGAGTATTCGGCGAAGGGGAGGACGGCGTCACCATCGTGGAGTTGAAGTAACGAATGCAGGCGGCATTTGTCGGGCAGAATTTTTTCGAGAAAATTTTAAAAAGTGCTTGACAAATGCCAAACATTCTGATATAATATTAAAGCAGTCGATTGACGGCGACATAAAAAGAATCGTTGCGAGTGTGCTGGAACTGGCAGACAGGCACGTTTGAGGGGCGTGTGTTTCGACGTACGGGTTCAAGTCCCGTCACTCGCACCACTATTTGACGATACGATTTCATAGATGGAAAGATGGCTGAGCTGGTCTAAGGCGCACGACTGGAAATCGTGTGTACGTTAATAGCGTACCGAGGGTTCGAATCCCTCTCTTTCCGCCAAAACACATGATACCGAAACGAGTCACGAAACAGCGGCTCGTTTCGGCTATCTAATGTATTTTACTGTATCATCAATTATCCGTCTGCTTGCAAAGCCTACAGGGTGTATCATTCTATCACCGCCCTGCGCTTGCCGGTGCATTGTTATCGCATCCTTCGGGTATGCCTACCGATTCACCGTCATGCATATGGTTCGCTCAATACCTTGCCGTTGTTACCTTTCTGAAAAGAAAAAACGGGTTGATTCAGCATGCTGAACAGGTTGTCTTTGCGTATGTGACGGATGTGCTGGATATGTTTCCACTCCATGAGCCGGAAAGCCGGACAATCAATTGTATGCAATTGTCAAGTTTCTATGCGAAAAGGAAAAGCCCTTCAGACCAAGTGTGGAAGCAGTCTGAAAGGCTCTTGACAAATATCTATAATCGTGCTACAATGGAACACGATATAGCCATTGCACTAAGTCAGTCAGGTGCTTAATCCACCAGTCTGATGATGGGGTGTATTTGGATTGCAGTCCATCTGCACCCCGTGTGATGCTTTATTCATCGCTCCTTCATTATAGCACATTTTGGGGAGCGAGTCAATAGCTAGTCGAATATTTTTTTGAATCGTCCGAAGGGGCGATTTTTTTATGCAATGTATTCGGTTGAAATAATATTGACACGTAACAACTTACGTGCTATAATAGATACAGAGGATCCGTAAAGGGCTGGGACATCCCTTTACAGTTTGAATCACAGGAAAGGAGTGTCGAGCTGTCTACTCGACAGAAGAAATGAAGAGCTTCTCATCCAGGGACATCATCCGGCAATTAATAGCGGATGGTTGGTACGAGGTGAATTGTGCAGGGGATCACCATCAATTCAAGCATCCCAGTAAAAAGGGGAGGGTGACGGTTACGCACCCGGTCAAGGATATTCCCATCAAAACACTGAAAAGCATCGAAAAACAAGCAGGGGTTCACTTTGTATGATCTCTGCTTCATGATAAAGCCACTCGAACAGGAGGTAATCACGATGAAGGATCATTACGTTTTTCCGGCAATTTTTGAACAGGAGGACAAAGGGATTTCCATTGAATTTCCGGATTTACCCGGCTGTTTGCCTTGCGCAGGAGATCTTGAAACAGCGTTAAGCAATGCCAAGGAAGCAATGCTGCTGCATTTGTTTGGCATGGAGGAGGACGGAGAAGAAATTCCGGAACCCACTCCCTTTGATCAGATCCAGGTTGGTAAACATCAAACACTGGTTCTGGTGGAAGCGTATATGCCGCCGTTCCGAGCAAAGCAACATAAGCGGTTTATCAAAAAAACACTGTCGCTTCCGTCCTGGATCAATGCAGAAGCTGAACACGCAGGCATCAATTTCTCTGCTGTTTTGCAGGAAGCGCTGGTGGAAAAGCTCCGCCTTCAGAAATAAGAAATCCCCTCTTAGCCAGTGTTGCTGGTTCAGAGGGGATATTTTTTCAACCGCAAGCGAGACGATACCAAACTGAAAAGAAAAATGCTTTCTCAAATTCCTTCACCGTTTGCTGACTTGATTCCGTTCGGAAGGTATTGTGTTTCCCGACGTTGCCGTTCCTCTGCTGCAAGGGATTGCACATACGTTCCGCCGAACACTTTCTCAGCAGTTGCCAGAGTATCGGAGCTTTCCGAAAACTCCTTCTGCTTTTGCGCAAGATCCGCAGCAGCTTGTTGGACAGCTGCTTCCTGATTGGCAATCAGTGCATCCACGTTCCGGTAATTCTGTGCTGTGATGGACGGATATGCATGGAGGGCGGCAACTGCCTGTTCTTTTGTGAACAGCCGTGACGGTTTCCCCTCATAAACGATCAGCAGTTTCTCTTTCAAATCATAGAACGATTGCAAATCTTGTTCTTCAGTGTGCAGCTTGCCTTCCGCATCAGCTGCCGCTTTTTCTTTTTCAGCAAAGTCTGTACGCAGGGAATTCAGTGTAGCACCGTCATTGATTTTTTGGTTTAGTGCCAGCAGGGCATCCAGTTCTGCATCGTTTGTCCATGCGAACGGCTTCTGCTGGTTGCGCCGGTGCATCGGCAGACCGCCCTTTGCAAATGAGATCGTGTAAAACTGAATGGTGCGCAGCACAACAGCATTTGGAGTGGACTGCCGCCTTGCATCCGCCACACGCTGTGCAAGCTGCTGCTCGTAGCGTGCTTTTTCTGCAAACCGATTCCGCAGCGCCTGTTCGCTGTAGTACTCGCCCAGACCCTTGAGCCGCAGGAAGGAGCCACCGTGTTTCGGCTTGACAGAGATGTACTTGCCCTGCTTCACTTCATATCCGGCGGCATGCAGACGTTCAAGCAGCTCCTCGAAGTCCTTGCTTTGCATGAGCAGTCTGTCAATGTCATTGCGAAGTTGCTCACGCTGATTGGTTTTTGGGCTGTACTCCTTTTCGATCTTCCGAATCTGATCCACATAGCACTCCTGCGCTTCAAATCCGTTCTCCGTTTCCCGGTACGGGATTTGCAGCGCATCCAGCTTTGCTTGCACATACGCTTGCTTTTCCGGGAGCGTATAGAAGAATGCTTTGTAGGGGGAGCGTTTTTCTTTTTTCAGCTTTGCGGTTTCATGCTCCAGAGCAGCCAGCCGATCCTTGAGCCGCCGGATGCTTTTTTCCTCGTGATCCATTTCGGTCACAGTGTTTGCATCCCGAAGCTGTGCTCGCAGCTTTTTCAGATCTTGTGAGTACTTGAAGTCCTCAACGGTCATGTGCGCATAGTGGGCATTTTTGTCCTCACGCACAAAGCCGTGCCGGTGCAGAATGCGCTCCATTTCTTTGCGCTCAGCTTCCTCCCACATAACCAGTTGATTATCCTTTGTGGTTTTTGGCTTGAATCCCTCCTCTATTAAAGCCTGCTTCATGGAAACGCCTTTGGACAAGCCGTTCTTTCTGCCCTTGGTGTAGAAGGGTACAAAGTTGATGTGAAGGTGCGGACTCGCTTCGTCCATGTGCAGCACTGCATTGAATACATAGAGGTTTGGATTACGTTGCTGAAAAGAAAACATGTAATCTTCAAGCATCTCCTTGGCAATCTCTCCACGCTGACTTTCACAGGAAGCGGTTTTCACATCGCCAAACTGCACTACGACTTCGTAGAATGCTTCTTCTCTTTTGCTGGCAGCGATCCTGGCATAGTAATCATCGATCATTCTGTCTTTGCGATACTGTTGGTCGTTGTATTCCTTGACAGCCTGGTCGAACAGGTGGTGATAGGCTGCACACACATTCTGCTGTCTGTACGTCACATTTTCTTTTGTCCGGGTGGGGTCAATGTTGGCGGCAAGGAATTTCCGGTTGTTGTGCCGGAGGTTCGCTCCGTGTGGATGACTTGCCTTGCCCAGTGTAAAACTGATGCTGTATGCGTCCATATTCTCGTCCTTCGCTCCTTTTTCTTTTCAGCCAAGTGCGCTGATTTTTTTTCAGCACACCGCATTTTTGCGGTGCTTGAAGTATCCGTTCCGACGGAATGGATACAATTTACCCAATATCTGTTTTGTCAAACGCAAAAAGCGTTCGATCAAAACAGAATTCTCGCTCCGCTCCAATATTGGGCAAAGTCTGCGACCTTGACGGCTAAACCGCTGCACAATTCCTTTTCGGGAGAACCCAAAAAGTTTTTCTCCGAAAAATGATTTGCAGCGTTTTGTCTGCTCCGCAGATTGGGAATTCCCAAACCCTTTTCACAACAGAAAATATTTACAATCATACGATTTCACCCTTTCTATTTTTTCCGAGTTCAGAAAAAAAGTCATGTGGTTCAGAGTCTGATACTGCGCTGATATAAACAGTCAGAAGCATGATCAGTGCGGATGCTTCCTTCCCGTAGAGGATGACCGCTGCACGGTTATCCCCCTTTCGCTGTTCCTTTTTTGAGAACCGCAGGATGGTTTGTTTCAATTGACCTGCCAACTGTGCGTAACGATTGCCGGTGTCGATTTCTTCAATCCTTGCGAGGGCAGATAACAAATAATTGGTCAGTTCCGGAGAAAGAAATAGTGTTTCCGGTTTATCCTTGGCTTTGATTTTTTTCTCCATTTGGATCACCTCATTCTTCTTGACAACGCCAGATTTGGTCTTTCATTTTGATTTGTCCGTTCCAGCAATTCCGGCTCAGGCTGCTGCCGTTCCAAGTGTGCATCCAGATTGCTGGATTTGAAAACCAGCAGCTCATTCCAGTCTTTAAAGCCCTGCTTGTCGAGCTGTTCAATCACACCTTTCGGACGAACAAATCCATTCTCTTTTTCAAATCGGCGACCGGCATCGTCATTGTCAACGCAGGAAAAAATCTCGACTCCCTCTGCTTGTAGCTTCAGCGGAATCGTCGGCTTCAACCCTGCCATCGACACCAGAACAGCACCGCTCATTTTCTTCTTGTCGCAAAATTTGTAGAAGCTCATCAGGTCAATGGCTGATTCAAAAATGTATGCACGATGGATTTTTCCATCCTTCGCCGGTACGGGATGAAATATGAAAGCACTTTCTCCCGTGCCGGTTGCGATCCCCTTGTATCGCTTGAATGAATTCAGTCCCTGAATCTCACCACCCACAACTTTTCCTGCTGCATCTTTGTGAACAAAGACTGCGTTTGCATTGCGATATGTTTTGGATTCTCCCGTTGCCGTTGTTGCTGTAACCATGCGTTCGGACTGGTACAGCAGACCGGCATGCACCAATTCCTCAATGATCGGTGCAGGAATTTTTCTTGATTGACACATGTACGCAAACAACTGCCGCATGTTTTTTGATTGCTCCGGCATCTGCAATTCTCTTTTCTCCGGGGCAGAGTGGTCAGGCTTTGGCGGTGCTGTGTACTGGGGCTTATACTCTCCGGTATGTTCCTTTGAACGAACTGTTGTAATATCCTTGCCCGTCAATTCAAACACAGCCTGTTTGAAATCTCTGCCCAGGACTTGCACCAGGCAATCGATGGAACTGCTGCCGCCCTTCCCGGAATAATGATGAAACCAAAGATTTCTGTCCGGATTGACGCACAGTCCGGAGAATTCTTTGATATAATACTCTGCGCCTTTTTTCTCCACTGTATAGCCGCTGTTCTGAAAATAGTCAAGCAGATTTGCCCTGCGTGCAGCTGCACTGAGCTGCTTGAACTCATCGTTGTTCATGTTCTCCTCCTTGTTAAAAAGAAACTGCCCTCACAAAAACTGCAAGGGCAATTTCAATTTGTAATTACATGATCGGCGGTAAAACCTCGCCGCTTGTGTTTGGGTTCAGATCATTGTCATCGTCACTTTTCGCAAAACTTTCCCGTTTCTTTTTTTCCTCGGCGGTTTCCTCAATGGGCTGCTCATCTGGATCCAGAATTGCCGCTTCCATTTCCGTGATGCCAAGCAGCTCTGCTTCAACCTGTGCCAATTCCGACTGCGCTTGTTGCAATTCCTGCTCATGGGGGAATGCAACTGCAAGCCGTTCTGTCGCCTGAATCAGATCAGTGTTCAGCTTTTCAATTCTGTTTTCACATTTTGTTTTTTCATTTGCAATGCCATTGTTCAACAGATTCAAAAGCCGTTGCGCATTATTACTTTTGTCGTGGATTTCCGCTGCTGTGCGATAAGCCACCGGACTTTCGCCCTGTACAGCAAATGCAAAGCCTTGCTGTAAACCAACCAGTTCCACCGTAACTTGAAAGCCATTGATCTTAAAACACGGAACTTCATTAAACGGTGCGTTTGATTTTTGTATGAGCAGTTCTTGCAGATATAGATTGATGTCCTCCTGCTTGGTCAGCGTATTGCCTGTTGCCGTTGTAACGGTCAGATCTTCGATTTTGCCCTCCGGATTTCTCATGCGGTCAATTGTTTCGATATCGCATTTGATACTGTCAATACGGTCACGGAGCGCAGCGACTTGCTCCGGAATGGCTGCGACCGTTTTGCGCATCTCGCCAGTTTCCCGTTGGAATTCCGCCTTCGCAAACTGCAATTCCGAAACCTTCATGCCCAATTCAATACGCTTGCGGAAGTTGTCGTTGCCCTCTGCTGCTGCTTGCATTTCGCCGTATGTGAGAACTTTATCGTCACAATCCTCAGAAATACGAGCCGGTGTTTCATCATCCAGCAGCTGCGCAATGAACCTTGCCTTGTCGGTAACGACTTGATACAGGTAGCTGTCCATTGTCCCTTCGGTGATGTAATTGAAAATCTGTACTTCACTGAATGAATTCCCCTGGCGGAGGATACGTCCCTCACGTTGTTCAAAATCACTTGGCTTCCAGGGGATATCCACATGATGTACAGCAGCGAGACGTTCCTGCACGTTTGCACCCGTGCCCAGAGTGCTGGTAGAAGCGATTACCACACGATATTTTCCTGCGTTGATATCCCGGAAAATAGGCAAGTACATCGGAAGTACCGGTCAGTATGCCGCCGAAATCAGGCGCATCAAGGTTCTTCAGCGAAATGCTTTTTTCGCTGATGCTTGCGACTTCACGACGTGCGCCATCGTACAGGATCACATGACCTGGGCGGCGCCTGCGTTGCCCTTTGTGAAGATGGAGCCGCCTGCCTTGAGGGTGAAGCTGCCGTCCGTAGCAGTTTCTGCTCCGCCAGTCACCATTTTGACAAAATAGGTGTTGTCCTTGGTCTGGTCAGCGGTGGTATCCGTGTAGTTTGTGCCTCCTGTGATGGGGGAGGCGTTCAGCTTGGTTGTGGTGCCATCCGTTGTCCGGTAGAGATTGAAGGCGCAGCCGGCAGGATCCTCCTCCAGCGAGCGCCAGCTTACAAATACCGCATTGCCTGCGTTGACCGCATACACGCCTCGGTCCAGATACTCCATCTTTCGCCCGGAGGAATCCGTCCGGACAGAAGCTGCATGGACAGTGACCGGTTGACTGTCTGGCTGCGACATGGCGGCAAATGGTACAGCACATAGAACACCCAGTGCTGCAGCGATGGTTCGTTTGAAAATTCCTTTCATTCAAAAATCCCCCTGTTGTCTTATTTTTCTTATTCACAACTACGCTATAATGCTATTGTATCTCAGCCTGAAATGCCTGTCAATGCACAATTCTGCCTAAAACATGCACTTTTCAGTCATGCTGCAAAATGGCATAAAAATAGAGGATGCGGCGTATCCACATCCTCGTGCAGTATGGTTTCCTCATTGGGATTTTCAACTCAGCGCCGTCCCAGATACCGGAATACCTGTTTTCGATACTCCAGATAAGGCGTGCCGAAGGTTTCCGTGAGATAACGCTCCTCTTGCAAAATTTGCAGGTGGAGCATCACTGCCGCAAAGACCGTAAAGCCTGCGGTCAGTCCATTGCCGAACATCAGCAGCACCCCCAGATATTGCAGATCAAACCCCAGGAATGCCGGATTGCGGCTGAAACGGTAGATGCCGGTTGTGACAAGCTCTGTCCGATCCTTGTCCGGGATTCCTGCGCGCCAGCTGTTCCGCATGCACAGAACGGAGATCAGAAAGATCAGATCTCCCAGCATCCCCAGGCAAAAGCCGGTGAAACGGGCGCTATCCGGCAGGTAGCTCCAGCCGAATGCAATGGACAGCAGTTGAGCGGGGATGATTCCCACTGTGGCAATGCTCATACAGATTTCCACTCTATGGATCGAGGGCTCCTTTTGGCGGTCAATCTGCTGGGTACAAATGCCCTGACGCTTCTGCGCCCACATTTTCAGCAAGTAAATGATGTAAAAAAACACCAGTACCACAAGCGCCAGCAGGCGATATGGCAGGTGTTCTTCCAATGGGATTTTCATGGTGTTCCTTCGCTCCTCTTAAATTGCGTAGTGTATGTTGCATATCGACTATTATATCAAATCAGCGGTATGCTTGTCAAGACGTGCCTTTGCGGCGCCGTGTTGCCTTAAAAACGGCAGGCGCATGCATTGACAAGCGCTGTTTCCTATACTATAATAAAAGGAATTGGACAGCTTCAGCAGGGAGACAGCTCCCGCTGAATGTATCCACATTTTCAGGCGTTCCGATTTGGAATGCTTTGCAGTAACAGAGGTTTGATATATGACACTGAAAGAATTAGCAATTGGAAAAACCGCCGTGATCCGGTCTGTTGGGGGAGAAGGCGCCCTGCGGCAGCACTTTCTGGATATGGGTCTGATCCCGGATGCGGAGGTGACACTGGTAAAGTTTGCGCCCATGGGAGATCCGCTGGAGCTGCGGATACATGGGTATGAGCTGACCCTGCGGCTGGCGGATGCGGAGAAGATCCTCGTGCAGGAGATCCCCACTGCCCCTGCATCCAAGTCATCCCAGCGGAGCCTGCGGGATATTCCCCATCCGGGCTTGGGGGAGGGGGGCAAGTTTCACACTAAGGCAGGGGAATGTCCCTTGCCGGAAGGAGAGATGCTGACCTTTGCACTGGTGGGCAACCAGAACTGCGGCAAGACCACCCTGTTTAACCGGCTGACCGGTTCCAATCAGCATGTGGGCAATTTCCCCGGTGTGACGGTGGATCGGAAGGACGGGCAGATCATCGGCCATGCCAATACCCGGATCACGGACTTGCCCGGCATTTATTCCATGTCTCCCTACAGCAGCGAGGAGATCGTCACCCGGCAGTTCATTCTCCAGGAAAAGCCCTGGGGCATCATCAATATTGTGGACGCTTCCAACATTGAGCGGAATCTGTACCTGACCATGCAGCTGCTGGAGTTGGATATTCCCATGGTGGTGGCGCTGAATATGATGGACGAGGTGCGCCAGAACGGCGGCTCCATTCTCATCAATGAAATGGAGCAGGCACTGGGAGTGCCGGTGGTGCCCATTTCTGCCGCAAAGAATGAGGGCATTGACGAGCTGATCGACCATGCGCTCCACGTTGCCAAGTACCAGGAGCGCCCCGGCAGGCAGGATTTCTGCGATCCCAACAGCAGCGGCAGTGCCGTGCATCGGTGTATCCACGGGATCATGAGTCTGATCGAGGATCATGCGGCGGACACGGGAATTCCGCTTCGGTTTGCCGCCTCCAAGCTGGCAGGGGGCGATGGAGATGTGCTGGAGCAGCTGAAGCTGGACGAGAATGAGAAGGACGGGCTGGAACATATCGTAGTGCAGATGGAAAAGGAACGGGGGCTGGATCGTGCCGCCGCCATTGCGGATATGCGCTTCCGGTTTATTCAGAAGGTATGCTCCGCTACGGTGGTCAAGCCTCACGAAAGCCGGGAGCATGCCCGGAGCCGGCGCATTGACCGGATCCTCACCGGAAAATACACCGCCATCCCTGCCTTTATCGGCATCATGGGACTGGTATTCTTCCTGACCTTTCACGTGATCGGCGCCTTTCTGTCGGATCTGCTTGACCGGGGCATCGGACTGCTGACGGATCTGGTGGATCAGGGGCTGACCGCCGCCAATGTGCATCCCGCTTTGCATTCCCTGGTGATCGACGGAGTATTCGGAGGCGTGGGCAGTGTGCTGAGCTTCCTGCCCATTATCGTGACTCTGTTTTTCTTCCTGTCCATGCTGGAGGACAGCGGCTATATGGCACGGGTGGCGTTTGTGATGGATAAGCTGCTGCGGAAGATCGGTCTGTCCGGCAGAAGCATTGTTCCCATGCTGATCGGCTTCGGCTGCACGGTGCCAGGAGTTATGGCAAGCCGCACGCTTTCCTCCGAACGTGACCGGAAAATGACCATACTGCTGACGCCTTTTATGAGCTGTTCCGCAAAGCTGCCCATTTACGGGTTCTTTACCGCCGCCTTTTTTCCGAAGCATGGGGCGCTGGTGATGATCCTGCTGTACTTCGGGGGCATTCTCATGGCGATTCTGGCGGCACTGCTGATGAAGGGCAGTCTGTTCCGGGGAGAGCCGGTGCCCTTTGTAATGGAGCTGCCCAATTACCGGATGCCCGGAGCGAAGAATGTGGCACAGTTGCTTTGGGAAAAGGCGAAGGATTTCCTCACCCGTGCATTTACCGTGATTTTTGTGGCAACCATCGTGATCTGGGTTTTGCAGACCTTTGATCCGAAATTTCGCATGGTGGCGGATTCCCAGAACAGCATGCTGGCTCTGGTAGCCGGCTGGATCGCCCCCATCTTCCGGCCTCTGGGCTTTGGAGACTGGCGGATATCCACCGCTCTCATCACCGGTATGCTGGCAAAGGAAAGCGTGGTCTCCACTCTGTCGGTGCTGATGCCGGACAGCAGCGCTTTGTACGCTATGCTCACGCCCTTGGGGGCAGTCTGTCTGCTGGTGTTCTGCTTGCTGTATACCCCCTGCATTGCAGCAGTGGCATCCATCAAGCGGGAGCTTGGGGCAAAGTGGGCAATCGCCGTGGTGGTAGAACAATGTGTGATCGCCTGGATCGCCGCCTGTCTGGTGCATCTGGTGGGCATGTTGTTGGGATTTTAAGGAGGCTTTTATGATTGACGTAAGCGGAAAATGGGCGTTGATTACCGGCGCCAGCCGGGGCATCGGCAGACTGATTGCCCTGGAGATGGCGAAACGAGGATGCAACCTGGTGCTGCACAGCCGTCGGCTGTCCCATTGCAGTTCCCTGTTAGAGCAGGTACAGCGGCTGGGCGTACAGGCATATGCCGTGGAGGCGGAATTGTCCGACTTGGATGCGGTGGAGGATATGATGACCCGCATCGATCGGACAGGCACCAGCCTGGATATTGTGTTCAACAATGCCGGAGTGCAGGTGGCGTACCGCAGTGCCTTTCTGGAAACTCCGTCGGAGGATTACATCAAAAGCTTTGCCATCAACACCATTGCTCCCATGCGGATCTGTTATCATGTGCTGCCGGGCATGGTGGATCAGGGGTTTGGCAGGATTATCAATACCACCAGTGGCATTG from the Ruminococcus champanellensis 18P13 = JCM 17042 genome contains:
- a CDS encoding endonuclease MutS2, whose product is MNHYFQTLELHKVLERLAEETSNSCTRQMALEIEPSADPARVQQLLGMTEDALQLSIQYGTPPFYQMEDVCAPLLRAKSGSRISLRELLSVARLLNQIQSLDDWYCHCENSETSLAYLFSRLAPNPALRDKLERSILSEEEIADGASTALASIRRKIAQSGQKLRDTLDKMIRSASMQKYLQESIVTLRDGRYVLPVKAEHRGDVQGLIHDTSATGQTYFIEPIAIVEANNDIRLLESQEQEEIERIITNLCAECGAYADVLIENYHVCAELNLYFAKANLAAKMKATLPQLTDDGAVVLKKARHPLLDPAKVVPIDVTLGREYQALIITGPNTGGKTVALKTVGLLCAMAMCGLLIPAGDGSSVSVFSHILVDIGDAQSIEQNLSTFSAHTNHVIEILKTADAQSLVLLDELGSGTDPVEGAALAVSVIEQLKRQGAKLMTTTHYQELKLYAIETPDVENASCEFDLETLQPTYRLLIGSPGKSNAFAISEHLGMPPQIIAYAKTLVSTEQTRFESVIEKLEAARAELDTQNQQLRQARLEAQAHEQALREQLKQLEQEKDAALEQARQSAMQIIENTKIESNRLIDELEQLRHEKDRETFSDRVSQLKSRTKNSFARMHDAANPVQQRMQEQYKLPRPLKKGDTVYVTDIDKQGTVLAEPDSSNMVFVQIGIMKTKVKLENLRLQQAAKVMLNGKKRQPAKKSVSSKVTRSAAMELDIRGCAADEGVYQMEAFLDSALVSGISTVTIIHGKGTGVLRAAVHRRLKELKYVKSFRLGVFGEGEDGVTIVELK
- a CDS encoding helicase-related protein is translated as MYLPIFRDINAGKYRVVIASTSTLGTGANVQERLAAVHHVDIPWKPSDFEQREGRILRQGNSFSEVQIFNYITEGTMDSYLYQVVTDKARFIAQLLDDETPARISEDCDDKVLTYGEMQAAAEGNDNFRKRIELGMKVSELQFAKAEFQRETGEMRKTVAAIPEQVAALRDRIDSIKCDIETIDRMRNPEGKIEDLTVTTATGNTLTKQEDINLYLQELLIQKSNAPFNEVPCFKINGFQVTVELVGLQQGFAFAVQGESPVAYRTAAEIHDKSNNAQRLLNLLNNGIANEKTKCENRIEKLNTDLIQATERLAVAFPHEQELQQAQSELAQVEAELLGITEMEAAILDPDEQPIEETAEEKKKRESFAKSDDDNDLNPNTSGEVLPPIM
- a CDS encoding DUF3991 and TOPRIM domain-containing protein, whose translation is MNNDEFKQLSAAARRANLLDYFQNSGYTVEKKGAEYYIKEFSGLCVNPDRNLWFHHYSGKGGSSSIDCLVQVLGRDFKQAVFELTGKDITTVRSKEHTGEYKPQYTAPPKPDHSAPEKRELQMPEQSKNMRQLFAYMCQSRKIPAPIIEELVHAGLLYQSERMVTATTATGESKTYRNANAVFVHKDAAGKVVGGEIQGLNSFKRYKGIATGTGESAFIFHPVPAKDGKIHRAYIFESAIDLMSFYKFCDKKKMSGAVLVSMAGLKPTIPLKLQAEGVEIFSCVDNDDAGRRFEKENGFVRPKGVIEQLDKQGFKDWNELLVFKSSNLDAHLERQQPEPELLERTNQNERPNLALSRRMR
- a CDS encoding methyltransferase family protein; this translates as MKIPLEEHLPYRLLALVVLVFFYIIYLLKMWAQKRQGICTQQIDRQKEPSIHRVEICMSIATVGIIPAQLLSIAFGWSYLPDSARFTGFCLGMLGDLIFLISVLCMRNSWRAGIPDKDRTELVTTGIYRFSRNPAFLGFDLQYLGVLLMFGNGLTAGFTVFAAVMLHLQILQEERYLTETFGTPYLEYRKQVFRYLGRR
- a CDS encoding type II toxin-antitoxin system HicB family antitoxin — protein: MKDHYVFPAIFEQEDKGISIEFPDLPGCLPCAGDLETALSNAKEAMLLHLFGMEEDGEEIPEPTPFDQIQVGKHQTLVLVEAYMPPFRAKQHKRFIKKTLSLPSWINAEAEHAGINFSAVLQEALVEKLRLQK
- a CDS encoding type II toxin-antitoxin system HicA family toxin: MKSFSSRDIIRQLIADGWYEVNCAGDHHQFKHPSKKGRVTVTHPVKDIPIKTLKSIEKQAGVHFV
- a CDS encoding plasmid recombination protein, whose translation is MDAYSISFTLGKASHPHGANLRHNNRKFLAANIDPTRTKENVTYRQQNVCAAYHHLFDQAVKEYNDQQYRKDRMIDDYYARIAASKREEAFYEVVVQFGDVKTASCESQRGEIAKEMLEDYMFSFQQRNPNLYVFNAVLHMDEASPHLHINFVPFYTKGRKNGLSKGVSMKQALIEEGFKPKTTKDNQLVMWEEAERKEMERILHRHGFVREDKNAHYAHMTVEDFKYSQDLKKLRAQLRDANTVTEMDHEEKSIRRLKDRLAALEHETAKLKKEKRSPYKAFFYTLPEKQAYVQAKLDALQIPYRETENGFEAQECYVDQIRKIEKEYSPKTNQREQLRNDIDRLLMQSKDFEELLERLHAAGYEVKQGKYISVKPKHGGSFLRLKGLGEYYSEQALRNRFAEKARYEQQLAQRVADARRQSTPNAVVLRTIQFYTISFAKGGLPMHRRNQQKPFAWTNDAELDALLALNQKINDGATLNSLRTDFAEKEKAAADAEGKLHTEEQDLQSFYDLKEKLLIVYEGKPSRLFTKEQAVAALHAYPSITAQNYRNVDALIANQEAAVQQAAADLAQKQKEFSESSDTLATAEKVFGGTYVQSLAAEERQRRETQYLPNGIKSANGEGI